The genomic interval CGATTCAGTAATGCCCTATTCTCAAATATTCCGTGTATGTTTGTCCCATATATATTTCCACGCACAGACCCCTCAGGCTTTCCATCAATGTATGCCAGGGGCGGCTCCATATTCCTCACTATTGACCCATAATGTATTTCGTAACCTTCTCCATGAATTCCACCTGGAAAAATCTTATCATTCAGGGTGTAGTTCACAGCACCTGTAATCTTTTTATTTTTAAATTCTGTATCTATATCCAGTATTTCCAGGCATTTTATTTCCCTTTCCCCGGATTCCACATTATCATTATCTATGACCCGCTTGCCCAGCATCTGATACCCGCCACATATGCCAATTATTGTTTTCGTTGCCTGAAGTGATATCAATTTGCTGGCTATCCCATATTTTTCCATATAATGAAGATCCTCACCCACAAGTTTTGATCCTGGCAATATTATAACATCGCATCTGTCCAGTGCATCAATGTTGTCCTTATCCACGAATGTGAATCCAATATTGAGCAGGTAAAATGGGTCAAAATCGCTGTAAACTTCCATATGTGGATATTTTATTATGCAGATTCTATGGTTCTGTATAGCCGGCTTATTATAATTCAATGAATCTTCACCTGGAAGGGAAATACCAGAATATGGGATAACCCCAATAACCTTCTTTCCTGTCAGTTCCTCCAGCTTTAATATTCCTGGAGAAAGCATATCAGAATTTCCCCTCATCCTGTTTATTACCAGGTATTTTACAAGATTACTATCAGGCATGAGTTTTACAGTGCCATAAAGGGATGCAAAGACGCCTCCCTTCTCAATATCTGAAATTAGAATTGCAGGGGTACCGTACATACTGGAAACATATGAATTTGCAAAATCACGATCCTGCATATTTATCTCTGCAGCTGAACCTGCACCTTCAGATATTATAATGTCATATTCACCGGAAAGCCTATCTATTGCACCCTTTATTATTGCTTCAGCATTATTTTTCAGGTAACTGTAATACTCTTCTATTTTCATGCTTCCTATAGATTTCCCTTCTACTACAATCTGTGATTTTCCCATTCCTTCCGGTTTTATAAGAAACGGATTCATATATTTAGAAGGCTCTGCACCCGCAGCAATAGCCTGAAGCCACTGGGCCCTTGATATTTCAGAAGAATCCTTTAAAGATATGGAGTTCAGGGACATATTTACTGCCTTAAACGGTGCAACTCTATAGCCTTTTCTGGAGAAATAATAACACAGGGACATAGCCAGTGTGCTTTTCCCTGAATCAGAGGAGGTTCCGAGAACCTGTATCATTTTAACCATGTATGTCACCGGTATAATAACTTAAGGCGTTAATTAAAACTTTATTTTTAACCCTTTTTTTTACACTTATTCTCATATAGTTGCTTCCGAACTCATTGTAATCATCCAGTAGCCTTATCATTATATTTTTACCTGCTAGATAGGCTTTAAGCTGGGGGCCATCAATATTGCCTGGCAATTGAAATGTTATGTAGTTTGCCCTTGGCTTCCCTACAGTACGGAAACCCATATTTTTAAGAGATTTTATAAGATAATTTCTTTCTGTTTCTGTGCTCCTGGCCACATTGCTTAAATCCTGTATGTTCCCATCTATATATGCAAGGGCTGCCTGATTGATTCTCCAGGGTTCAAGCTTCTCTTCAATATTGTGTATTGTTGTACTGTTAGATGCAATATACCCTAGCCTTAATCCCGGAATGGAAAGTATTTTTGTCATGGACCTGCCGATTATAACATTGTTATATTTTTCAATTAATTCTCTTTCTATTATTTCCCTATCATTTACAAACCATATGAATGACTCATCCAGAAATACTGTTGAATTTTTCTTCATTGCAATTTCTATTATAGTATAAATGCTGCTGGAACTCATCAACTGACCGGTAGGGCTATCAGGATATACAAGAAATAACGCTTCAAAATTGAAATTACTTAAAATCTCAGGATGGCCATTTAGAACATTAAAGGGAATAATTATTCTCTTTCCCTCAATTTGAGGTTTCAGATATTCTGTAAAGGAAGGAGAAATAATAATTACATTGCCTTTAATTGATGCCAGGAAAGTATGAATGAATGCTGTAAGCCCTGAAACCAGAGAAATATTAGCCGGATTAAACTCATTGCTCGCCAGGATCTTTTTATACGCAGCCAGGTTTGTCTCCGGATAGTTTTCTATATATTCTTTTTTTATAATAAAATTTTTAATCCTGTTAAAATCACTTATACTGGCTGAGAAATCCAGTATACTGGACAAACTTGCCTGATTTTCCCGGGCAAAGTCGTATATGTTGCCACCATGCATTTTTGTTTATCATTATTTGTTATATAATTTTATATAATTTTAAAGCAAATTTATAATATTGTTGTATTTGTTAGTTAACAGTAATACTTATATAGTCTTTTTAAATACAAATTTTAATTGCAGATATATGTGAAATGGATTTTTACTAATCCTTCCGTATTATCTGAAATAAGATATCGAAGTGTTAGCATGACAGACCTTTTGGAAGATTTTGAGACAAAAAAAGAGGCAATCAGAGATGAAGTAGAACTCCATATTAAAAAGCGAGATGAAGCCAATGCAGAAGCCCAGAAGTACGCGAAGATCCGTGATGAGTTAAATCAGAAAACCCACGAAATGCGTGAACACGCAAAGGAAAAAATCGCTGAAAAAAATGAGTTAATTGAGAAAATTAAAACTTTGAGGGACGAAAAGGAAGTTCATTACAAAAATCTTTCTGAATTGAAAAAGCAGCTACGTGAGTACAGGTCAAGCCTTGGTACCAATATTGATATTAAGGACATTAAAGCTAAAGAGAAAGAGTTGCAGTACCTTGAGAGAAGGCAGCAGACAACCGAGTTGAAAAAGGACGAAGAAAATAAAATCATTGTTGAAATAAGAAGGTTAAACAATGAAATAAAAAAGTCAAAAACACTCAGGGAGCAGGAACTTTTAAAGAATGGCGATGTAAAGGAACTTACTGACAAGATCAATGAAGAAAGGACTGTAGGAGAAGAATATAAAAAGGAAATAGAAGATCTGTCAAACAGGATCTCACAGCTCAGTGATGAAATTAACGATGAACTCCAAAAGCTTGATGAGGTTCGCAAGGTCGCTGACGAGAATCACGAAACATTTATTAAATATAGCCAGGAGTCCGAAGCAGAACACGCAGCTTTCCTGAAGGCAAAAATAGAGCTCAAGGACATGGAGAAGGCTATATATTCCATAAGGAATAAATCCAAGGTCACAAAGAGAAAGGAAAAGGAATCTGAACTCCAGGAAAAGGCTTCTGAACTTTATGAGAAATTCAAGGCCGGAGAGCAGCTAACTACCGAGGACCTTTTAATATTGCAGAAGGCAGGTTTCCTTTAATCCTGTTTTTAGTTTGTATATTACATTTACCAGCAATTTTCCATATTTTATAACTTATTTTAAGTGGAACAAGGATTTAGATTTATTAGCAATATGGGTTGCATACTCCTGGCTCCAGATTTCAAATTAAATTATAGAAATGTTGTTGATTGAACTATCTTAAACATAATATGGCAAAATTAAAATGATAGACTAAATAATGTACCGGCTATAAACTCAGGTGGCGGTATTAAAATGCAAGGGAAAAACGGCAGTTCAAATAGTTTATATGCAGGAATTCTCCTGATATTATCGGGATTTGCCATTCTTTTTACCCTAGCAGTAGAAGGACTCGCCAGGGCAGGTTTTTTGCTTTTCTTTCCCTTTATAGTTAGCAGCAGCCCTCTGGCATTTATCCCGTTTATCCTCATTTTCTCCGGAATCATTTTACTGTTTATCTCTTTTCCTTTAAATTTGAATAAAGAATACGATAGGGAATATGGTATATACACAGAACCAGAACATGTAGTGTGTTGCATAATTCATTCTAATTTAATAATTATTCCATAATAAATTTAAAACTTAAAAGGTAAACCCCTATATAGTGAAATATAGGGGCGATTTGCTTTGACACCACAAATCAATAATAAAATAAATAGAAGTATAAAAAGATACTGGATTGGTTCCAACAGAAGATGGGAAAAGTATAATGAATCACTTGTAGACAGGGTGGAATACCTTACAGATCTGTCATTTATAAAGGATTATGATACTCTATTAGAGGAAAAGAATAGTGGAAAAATAGGCCATCCATACAAAGTACCCGATGCATTGATAATGTATTTAGCGAGATTAAGATCTATATTTAATGTACCGTTCAGGTCACTTGAAGGGATATTGAGATCCTTAGCGATTATAACAGGAATAAAATCAATATCATACAGTGAAATATTCAGGAGGATAAGGAGAATTAAGCCTGAATTGAATAATATTAACAATAAACTGGATTGCATTATAGATTCTACTGGATATAAAATAACAATAAGGGGAGATTACTTAGGCCATAAATGGCATAAGAAAAGGAAGGGGTGGCTCAAATTACATGTAATAATATCATTGAAGGATGTTAATGTATTATCATTCACTATAACAGATGAGCATACACATGATTCTAAAGCTGCTAGAAAACTATTGAGTAAAATGAAAAATAATATTCTAAGAATATTTGGGGATAGGGGATATGATTCAAAATATATCTACAATATGTTCGGATATAATGCAGTAATACCCCCCAGGAAAAATGCCTCTACTAAATCCAGAGGTTCATCCACAAGGGCCAAGATTGTAAGATTTATAAAAAAGAATTCCATGGAACAGTGGAAGGAGAATAATAGCTATGGTAAAAGGTGGATTGTAGAAATATATTTTTCAGGATTAAAAAGAGTAATGACAGAGGTTATTAAAGCTAAGAAAATAGAGTATATTATACAGGAATTAGCTCTTAAGGTTGTTAATTACAATATTATGAGGGGGATGACACATGCCTATTAATTATGCAACACACTACAGAACATGAAAAAGAGGAAAAGGAATCACATTTTGGCGGTTTCCTGATGATAGGCCCGATTCCTGTAATATTCGGAAATGATAAAAAGATGGTTTATATATCAATTGCCGTGGCAATATTCATCATAGCATTATACCTATCATTTACATTTCATCTTCTATAACTTTGGATGCAAGTGAAACATTATATATTCTCGATTTTCCACGTAAATCCATATCCGGAGCAATTATGCTGTCCACGATTTCCGAGTTTTCACCTATTACACAATTTCTCATTATCACAGAATTCCTGATTTTGGTATTTTCCCTGACAGTAACATTATCCATCAACAGAGAATTTGTTATTTCAACATTATTTCCAATATTTTCGTTATCATAAAGGGCTGAATCTTTGATGTGAACATTATCACCTGCCTTTATGTTTCTTCCTATATAACATTTCTCTATCCCGGTATTATGGATTCCTGCCATATCAAGTATTATATTCTTCCCTTTTATCAAATCCCCATCGCTTAATTTGCCATATTTCTCCACCATAATCTGGTTTGCAGTTATAAGGTCATTAGGCCTTCCAGTATCAAGCCACACACCCTTTCCCATATAACCATATATATCTATGTTTCTCTTCATAAGTTCCGGAAACAGGTCCTTGGCAAAATCATAGGGCATTGTTGTTATATAATCCAGAATTTCCGGTTCTATAACGTAAATTCCCGTACTGGCAATATGGGAAAATGTCTGGTCCCTGTCCGGTTTTTCCAAAAATCTAACAATCCTGTTATTTTCCATTTCCACTATTCCAAATTGCCTCGGATCTTCTACTTCAGTTAAGACTATTGTTACCATTGCCTTATTTTTTTTATGAAAATTTATTATATCTGAAATATTAAAATCAGAAAGTATGTCTCCGCTTCCAACAATTAAAGTATCATCTATAAAATTTGAGACCATTTTTACGCTTCCAGCTGTTCCTGCGGGTTCTTTCTCTACTGAGAAGAGTATAGCCTGGTCATTATGCCTGTTTTCTATAATGCTTGTTATCAGCGAACTGAATTTATATCCTGTTGTGATTATAACATCTTTTATTCCGGCATTGTAATAAGAGTCCAGCAAATACAGCATGCATGGTTTGCCAGCAATTGGAACTACAGGCTTTGGAATTGAATATGTTATAGGCCTTAAGCGGGTACCCTTCCCGCCTGCCATAACAACAGCTTTAATACTCATAAAATTGGATAATATAATCATTTATATTATTTTGTATTATATATACTGGAATGCAGGTTTATGCAGCAATATGCGAATAAGAATTTATTGTAAGGCGTATATAACCGGCATAAATAACATTAATTTCTTATATAACATAGTTGAACATATTATGGTCAGCTGGTTTATAAAATAAATAATCATGATTATTATATTTTCCAGGTATCTGTAAAGCCACGCAACCTGATGTTAACGATATTATAGCATACAGCCGGTTTCTCCTCCTGCCTCTGTTAATTTATCCTGTGTACCCGGAGCCTTTGCCGGCCTTTTGGCCATGTATATATGCCACTATTAGAAAACCTTAATTATCCAATTTTAAATAACGTCTGCATGAAATCCAGCATGCCAGATCCCGAGACTTATCCAAAAAAACCAAGGTCTACAAGAAAAAAATGGTATGCTGTAATTATAGTTCTCGTACTTATAATATCATCATTAGGGGTCCTTTCTCTATTACACCCTGAATCTAAATCTCCTGATATTTCTGTGGATACCGCTCCAAATTATCTGAAAACCGGGAGTAACTATACCATATCACTGAAAGCAAATGAGCCCTATAAAACGCTGACAATTTTCTGGGGAGACGGCAACAGTACAGCATTAAATTATACACAGGAAACAGTATCAGTATCGCACATGTATGATAGTCCTGGCATATACTATATATACTACATAGCAAATTTTACATCAGGGCCGGAGGAATTCAACACATACATCCCTGTTTATGTTGAAAGTGCAGGCACCGGCAATAGAACGGCGGAAGGGACACTCACAATCCTGAAAAGCTCTATTTCTCCTGTAGTCGCAAACTCTAATATATATAGCAATAACACAACTATAGGAATGAATATCAGCAATGCAGGAAACCCCTCAAATTCAACATTTACAATAGTAAACCAGACATTGTATGTTTATAAAAATGGGGGTTTAAATAAAACACTTTCTCCTGGAAATAATGACACACTTACAGTTAATACCGGATATTATATGCTAAAACTTTCAACTATTACAGGCAATAAGGCCGGAACAAATTATACAACTTATTATTACATGGATATTCCGGTAAATCCAGCCGCGAAACTATATATTAATACCGTTAACAATTCAATAGTGATGGATAGCCTTACGCCATACGCAAATCTTAATCCCCAGGAAGCTTATACAACATCTGAACTTGAAATACTTGGCAATATAGAGGAAACCCTTGTGGGAAATGGCAGTTCCGGGTACTTCCCTGAAATTGCTGCTTCCCTCCCATCCCCACATGGGAAGAGCTATACTTTCAATATAAGCAGCAAGGCTAAATTTTCTACAGGGCAACCGGTAACTGCTTACGATGTTTATTATTCACTTGTTATGGACCTCCTTCTGGAAAATAAAGAGCCACAGACCCCTGGATGGCTACTTGCCCAGTATCTCTTGCCTGGGAATTACCATAGCACAGATAATTATACAAATATAAAGAATGCAATAGCATATAATAATTCCACACAGACTGTCACCCTGAATTTTACAGCAAAACTTCAACCAGATACAGTATTCAGCATACTTTCTTCTCCCGGGACATTTATATCTTCATATTCTTATTTAGTGCAGAACGGTGAAAATTTAACATTGTCGCCAGCAGGGGTTAGGGCGTTTGAGAACAGCAATAAAACATATGCAATGTCGGGTGCCATTTCAGATGGTCCCTATATGATATTATCTTCAGTTCCGGGTGAATACATCACAATGGTAAGAAACCCGTTTTTCATTGGAAATGCCAATAACAGCGTTCCTACAATAAATTCAGTTACAATTGATTACATAAGCCAGTATTCATCTATTTATCAGGATTTAAGATTTAATACTTCCCAGCTGGCTATTTTCCCTGATACATATCCATATACTTCATATTTAACAACTGTTAAACCATATAATAATTCCTATAACGTTTCAACCATATACGACTTTAATGCCAATGTAAATAAAACTATTCTGGGAAAATATACAGACCAGGTAAATTTCCCCGCAAACTTATTTTCTAACATAACTGTCAGAGAGGCTTTCATGGAAGCCTATCCTGGAAATAATTTAACATCCGCGGAGGCTTTGTGGAAGTCATTTATTAGCAATACAACTACCTCGAGCAGGTTCCATATTGATCCCTCCGGGAAGTATAATAACAAACCGCTGGAGATCCCTATATTTGCCATGCCGCTGGTTTCCGGTCCAAATCTGTCCCAATTTGCCGCGAACCTTAAGGAAATGACAAATAATAGCTCCAGTTTTTCCATTGTTACAGAGCCAGTGTCGTTCTTCAATGAATACACATATTCAGGATTGAACCCTATGCCTATATATGAAACTATAACTGCAGAAAACATGAATTTATCCGCATATTATAGTTACCTGGGCAGCACTATGAACTATACCCACGCCTACAATAATGGATTCAGCAATTATTCATTTGCTGCAAGCCATATGAACCAGTCAATTATTATGAGCCAGTTAAATTCCAATATATCCAGCTTAGTTATGAATTATAACCAGACCAATCTCAATAAAACAAAATCACTTATGAACAGCCTTTATCTGTACATAAATACCTCCAGGAGCATAAATACGAAGCTTTACCTGCAAAATTATATAACTGCCGGGAACGGCACATTCGATAGCCAGGGAATTGTTATTTTCAACAGGCTTTCGATGTAGCCCTATGCCCTTATAACCCTGTCAAATATTCTATTTTTGTTTTCAGCAACTTCATCATCTGTACAGATATACAGGCATGCCATATTCTGTATCGATTTAAGCCGTTTTATGAATTCAACAATTTCTGTTGCATGACCTGGATTAAGGGTAATATCGGCAATTATAACACTTTTTCCTGTTAGAAACGCAAGGCAGGTCAAAAGCTTGTAGAGGTCTGAAATATTTGCATCTGTGGGAAATATGTCATAGATGCCTTCTTCATATTGAATGCCTGTAATGTTCATATAACTTTTAACCAGATTAATAATTTCAATTTTTAAAATATTTTCACTGTATGATTTTGCAACCTTAAAATTCATAAAATTGAAATCCTTCCTTCCCTTTTTCATAACGGACTCCCTCTTCTTATGGATTTTATGGCATGATTCTCCATTTACGTTGCATTCACAAATTTCTCCATTAAGCCCGTCAAGAGTTAACCTGTATCTGTAATAATTCCTCAACATAACCATATCAGCCAGATTAACACCGGTTTTTTCACCTATCATCAGAGCTGCTAGCAAATTTTCCCTATCTTTCGATTCTGATTTAAGGATATTATACATTTCTGTATACTTTGGGAGAACGCCAAAATCCTGTGATTTTATAATTGCATAGGTAAGCTTATCTTCTGCAGCATCAAAATTTTTTATAATTTCCCTTATTTCAACAAGCTTAATCATTTCCCTCCTTATTATGGCATTAAGTGCCTCAATCCTCGTCTGATATGGGACAAAATCAAGTATCTGGCTGGAAATCTTTATTCCGGGATCGAAAGCATCCAAGGGATCAGGCGGTATGGGAAATATATCGCCCAGTAAGCGCCCCAGGATCCCTATCCTGTTCCCGTTGACCCTGAACTTTTTTATTTTAGTTATAAGTTCAACCATGTCCCTTCCACCGTGCATCAATTTGCCACCCGGTTCCATATTGTTAAATATATCAAAAACAAAAAGCCCTGTTATTCTAGAAATATTCCTATTTCTGGAATATAAGAGCACATCGCAATCCCATCCCAGATCAATATTCAGGTTTTCTATCTCAGTGATTCCGTTTAATTTTATGCTAAATTCCCTGAAAGAAATAGAATTTTCATTTTCCTGATTATCATATTGTGGCATCGTCCGTACCCCCGTTCAGTTCATAGCTTAAAAGCGCAGCAAATCCAATAAACACTGTAATAAACGCAAGTGGAAAAATTATTACCCACCAGACACCGGATTGGATAAAAGTGCTTATGTTTCCATTGAGGTACATTATATTGCCTATATCCACTATGAAAGGATTATGAAAATAGAACCCGAAATAGGTAATTATTGTAACCACACCTGTAATGGCACCTAAATCAGTAATAAAATACGGCGCAAAGCCAGCCAGAATTTTTTTATAACTGTATTGTTGCCTGTTTCCAGTATTATCATCAAAAAATTTTATGGACCTTAAAATGTAGAATGGAGACCATCCGGTAGAAATTGCAATAATTATTCCGATCTCCATGGGCCTGGCGACATAGAGCACCAGAAGCATAACCAGTATATATGGGGCACTGGAGAAAATCTTCGTTATATAAATTATGGCTTTTCTGTAACCCCCCCCAATTTTTGCTGCTGTAAAGCCAATTGCGATTCCTGCTACGGATGAAATCAATAATGACGCAAGCATCACCGTGAAATCAAATTTTAATGAACCAAGAAGGGCGGGCAATAGCATTATGCTGTCATATGTTGTTCCAAGGTATAATTCCCATCCAGAGGATAATGAAGGCGAGTGTGGTGCAATACCATTGCCGTATCTGAATGAAAGGAGTGTGCTGAGATTATGGACACCAAGATACTCTGGATATACAATATCCAGAACAAAGACCAGCAAATAAAGAAAGATCACCAGAGAACTTATAAATATCAAGGCCCGCCTTAAATTAATCCGCATGTTTGACCTCCCTGTTCAGCAAATCTATAATGGCATCAAATATAATTACTATTATAGCAAGCATAAATACACTGTATAGCCCCCCCATAAACCCGAAATTATAATTCATAAACGAATAAACTGCAAACTCCCCGAGGTTCATATATGAGAAAACGAAACTTATAAGAACCAGCCCGCCAATAAATATGAGGAATACCGGTTTTAATTCCTCAAGAAGC from Ferroplasma acidiphilum carries:
- a CDS encoding TIGR00304 family membrane protein, with protein sequence MQHTTEHEKEEKESHFGGFLMIGPIPVIFGNDKKMVYISIAVAIFIIALYLSFTFHLL
- a CDS encoding coiled-coil protein; its protein translation is MTDLLEDFETKKEAIRDEVELHIKKRDEANAEAQKYAKIRDELNQKTHEMREHAKEKIAEKNELIEKIKTLRDEKEVHYKNLSELKKQLREYRSSLGTNIDIKDIKAKEKELQYLERRQQTTELKKDEENKIIVEIRRLNNEIKKSKTLREQELLKNGDVKELTDKINEERTVGEEYKKEIEDLSNRISQLSDEINDELQKLDEVRKVADENHETFIKYSQESEAEHAAFLKAKIELKDMEKAIYSIRNKSKVTKRKEKESELQEKASELYEKFKAGEQLTTEDLLILQKAGFL
- a CDS encoding aminotransferase class I/II-fold pyridoxal phosphate-dependent enzyme; amino-acid sequence: MHGGNIYDFARENQASLSSILDFSASISDFNRIKNFIIKKEYIENYPETNLAAYKKILASNEFNPANISLVSGLTAFIHTFLASIKGNVIIISPSFTEYLKPQIEGKRIIIPFNVLNGHPEILSNFNFEALFLVYPDSPTGQLMSSSSIYTIIEIAMKKNSTVFLDESFIWFVNDREIIERELIEKYNNVIIGRSMTKILSIPGLRLGYIASNSTTIHNIEEKLEPWRINQAALAYIDGNIQDLSNVARSTETERNYLIKSLKNMGFRTVGKPRANYITFQLPGNIDGPQLKAYLAGKNIMIRLLDDYNEFGSNYMRISVKKRVKNKVLINALSYYTGDIHG
- a CDS encoding IS5-like element ISFac2 family transposase, with the protein product MTPQINNKINRSIKRYWIGSNRRWEKYNESLVDRVEYLTDLSFIKDYDTLLEEKNSGKIGHPYKVPDALIMYLARLRSIFNVPFRSLEGILRSLAIITGIKSISYSEIFRRIRRIKPELNNINNKLDCIIDSTGYKITIRGDYLGHKWHKKRKGWLKLHVIISLKDVNVLSFTITDEHTHDSKAARKLLSKMKNNILRIFGDRGYDSKYIYNMFGYNAVIPPRKNASTKSRGSSTRAKIVRFIKKNSMEQWKENNSYGKRWIVEIYFSGLKRVMTEVIKAKKIEYIIQELALKVVNYNIMRGMTHAY
- a CDS encoding sugar phosphate nucleotidyltransferase, with the protein product MSIKAVVMAGGKGTRLRPITYSIPKPVVPIAGKPCMLYLLDSYYNAGIKDVIITTGYKFSSLITSIIENRHNDQAILFSVEKEPAGTAGSVKMVSNFIDDTLIVGSGDILSDFNISDIINFHKKNKAMVTIVLTEVEDPRQFGIVEMENNRIVRFLEKPDRDQTFSHIASTGIYVIEPEILDYITTMPYDFAKDLFPELMKRNIDIYGYMGKGVWLDTGRPNDLITANQIMVEKYGKLSDGDLIKGKNIILDMAGIHNTGIEKCYIGRNIKAGDNVHIKDSALYDNENIGNNVEITNSLLMDNVTVRENTKIRNSVIMRNCVIGENSEIVDSIIAPDMDLRGKSRIYNVSLASKVIEDEM
- a CDS encoding ABC transporter substrate-binding protein, with product MPDPETYPKKPRSTRKKWYAVIIVLVLIISSLGVLSLLHPESKSPDISVDTAPNYLKTGSNYTISLKANEPYKTLTIFWGDGNSTALNYTQETVSVSHMYDSPGIYYIYYIANFTSGPEEFNTYIPVYVESAGTGNRTAEGTLTILKSSISPVVANSNIYSNNTTIGMNISNAGNPSNSTFTIVNQTLYVYKNGGLNKTLSPGNNDTLTVNTGYYMLKLSTITGNKAGTNYTTYYYMDIPVNPAAKLYINTVNNSIVMDSLTPYANLNPQEAYTTSELEILGNIEETLVGNGSSGYFPEIAASLPSPHGKSYTFNISSKAKFSTGQPVTAYDVYYSLVMDLLLENKEPQTPGWLLAQYLLPGNYHSTDNYTNIKNAIAYNNSTQTVTLNFTAKLQPDTVFSILSSPGTFISSYSYLVQNGENLTLSPAGVRAFENSNKTYAMSGAISDGPYMILSSVPGEYITMVRNPFFIGNANNSVPTINSVTIDYISQYSSIYQDLRFNTSQLAIFPDTYPYTSYLTTVKPYNNSYNVSTIYDFNANVNKTILGKYTDQVNFPANLFSNITVREAFMEAYPGNNLTSAEALWKSFISNTTTSSRFHIDPSGKYNNKPLEIPIFAMPLVSGPNLSQFAANLKEMTNNSSSFSIVTEPVSFFNEYTYSGLNPMPIYETITAENMNLSAYYSYLGSTMNYTHAYNNGFSNYSFAASHMNQSIIMSQLNSNISSLVMNYNQTNLNKTKSLMNSLYLYINTSRSINTKLYLQNYITAGNGTFDSQGIVIFNRLSM
- a CDS encoding cobyric acid synthase: MVKMIQVLGTSSDSGKSTLAMSLCYYFSRKGYRVAPFKAVNMSLNSISLKDSSEISRAQWLQAIAAGAEPSKYMNPFLIKPEGMGKSQIVVEGKSIGSMKIEEYYSYLKNNAEAIIKGAIDRLSGEYDIIISEGAGSAAEINMQDRDFANSYVSSMYGTPAILISDIEKGGVFASLYGTVKLMPDSNLVKYLVINRMRGNSDMLSPGILKLEELTGKKVIGVIPYSGISLPGEDSLNYNKPAIQNHRICIIKYPHMEVYSDFDPFYLLNIGFTFVDKDNIDALDRCDVIILPGSKLVGEDLHYMEKYGIASKLISLQATKTIIGICGGYQMLGKRVIDNDNVESGEREIKCLEILDIDTEFKNKKITGAVNYTLNDKIFPGGIHGEGYEIHYGSIVRNMEPPLAYIDGKPEGSVRGNIYGTNIHGIFENRALLNRLLNIESGDYRKTMIKNIAATSKLFTGNMNMELLEDLIL